The following are encoded in a window of Colletotrichum lupini chromosome 3, complete sequence genomic DNA:
- a CDS encoding LSM domain-containing protein — MATLGGYLNKKVLIVTSDSRILVGTLEAADQSTNLVIPLPLPSSQLSLESSELRLANTHLAPQVLSSAQERVIQTPESGEPSVEVPLGLYLVRGDNVCTIGLVDEALDESIDWTQVKGSAIGGTKHV, encoded by the exons ATGGCAACCCTCGGAGGCTACCTCAACA AGAAAGTCCTCATTGTGACGTCGGACTCACGAATCTTGGTGGGCACATTGGAAGCTGCGGACCAGTCCACGAACCTCGTAATACCCCTTCCCCTCCCCTCTTCACAACTCTCTCTCGAGTCTTCTGAGCTGCGCCTAGCTAACACACATCTTGCGCCCCAGGTCCTCAGCAGTGCCCAAGAGCGAGTCATCCAAACCCCCGAGAGTGGCGAACCCTCTGTCGAAGTGCCCCTCGGCCTCTATCTCGTCCGAGGCGACAATGTCTGCACGATCGGCCTGGTAGACGAGGCGCTAGACGAGAGCATTGACTGGACCCAAGTCAAGGGTTCTGCTATTGGAGGAACCAAGCACGTATGA